CGACCTCGCCAATCGGGAGACCATACCCGCGATAACCCATGGCGATCTTGGCAACGAGGCGCAGGTGTGAATTTACAAGGCGCTCTGCAGCTTCCGGATCTTCGTGCTCCTTGTACCGCTTGGCGAGCATGTACTCCTCCTGCGGCTGAAGCATCGGAAACTTGCGAATCTCATCAAGGTAGCGGCTAAGTCCGCCTTCCCCTGCAGTGAGTGTCGGTAAGTTCTGGGCCATTGAATGCACCCCCTCTCGTCGAAATCACCCGGTTTCCCACTTTGCCCCGCAGAGCGCAGGCGTTTGGCTGAGGCAACCAAGTTACAATGCGTGCCCAATCGGCACACGCGAACAACTGATATAGGTTGAATTTAGCCGATTGCATGGCTTCAATGCGAATTGGCTTTCTAAAATTTTTGTAATCCGGATAAAAGATTTGCAAAATCATTGGGATATGGGCTTTCAAAGCGCAGCGTCTCGCCTGAAACCGGATGTTCAAATGCCAACAGTCCAGCATGCAAAGCTTGCCGGGTGAAGCCGCCGACAAGGCTCTTTAATGGCTCTTCCAACCGGTTGATTTTTGTCTTGAAGCCGGAGCCATAATCATCGTCGCCAAGCAGTGGATGGCCAATATGCGCCATATGGACCCGGATCTGATGAGTTCGGCCTGTCTCGAGTCTGCACTCCATGAGCGAGGCAAGTGGAGGTTGGTCCGCGGCGCCGAAACGTTCCTTGACCTGCCAATGCGTAATTGCATGACGCCCGCTCGTTTTCACAACCGCCATCTTCTGCCGGTTTGCCTGAGAACGGGCCAGATTGGCATCAATCGTACCCTTGAGGCTGGAAGGTGCGCCCCAAACAAGTGCGGAGTATGCGCGCTCTAAAGGTCCTGTCCGGCCATGATCGGCAAACTGTGCTGCGAGCCCTTGATGTGCCTGATCTGTTTTAGCGACAACCAGCAAACCTGACGTGTCTTTATCAATCCGGTGAACAATGCCGGGACGTTTCACTCCGCCTATTCCCGACAGGCTGTCGCCGCAATGATGGATCAAGGCGTTGACCAGTGTGCCGGTCCAGTTGCCGGCGCCGGGGTGAACGACCAACCCAGCCGGTTTGTCGATTACGATGACATGTGCATCTTCGAAAACCACACTGAGCGGAATGTCTTCGCCTTTGGGATCCGGATCCTCCGGTTCAGGAAGATGCAAAGTAATCTCGTCACCTTCATTGACCCGGTATTTCGGCTCCCCTATTTTCGCGCCTCCGATGGAAACGTCGCCCGCCTTGATCAGTGACTGAATTCTGTTCCGGCTCAATGTTTCCAAATGCGATGCAAGGACGGCGTCTATCCGCTTCCCGGCGTCCTCAGGATCAACCGTTAAAATGAAATCCGCGTCAAAGCTGGCCGGATCGTCTTGGGAATTGTCTGTCATGTCTCAACCTGATTTCCGGGATGAAGGTCCGGAAGATGCCCCTTTAGATCCTGCGACCGAACGCGTTCAGGCAAAACTGAAGCGCCTGTTGCTCGGGTCGTCCCTGATCATGTTTGCCGGGTTTATCGCTGTCTTTGCAGCAATCCTTTACAAGATCAACACTTATGAGGCGGATCCATCTGAGGCCGCAATCGTTGAAACCCTAAATGTCGGTGCTGATGCCGAAGTTCTGCAGGCAACGATATCAGAAGGGATTATGCTCGTTCTCGTGCGTGAAGGCACCACCACCGCCTTGCTCCGGTTTGATCCGCAAGATGGAAAATTATTGGGCCGGACGGTTTTCGTAGGCCGGTAGTGGATATAGACCGGTTGACTTCAAAAAAATGACCAAGGGGGCTTGCGTCCTGCTCTATCCCCCTTTATACGCACGGACCTCGGCTTGGAACAAACAACTTTCAAGCCCCGCGCGCCCATCGTCTAGCGGTCTAGGACGCCGCCCTTTCACGGCGGAAACACGGGTTCGAGTCCCGTTGGGCGTGCCAACTTTCTCTCGATATCTAGGGTCTATTTTTAAACTGGTCACTAGTGGCTGGTTTCGAAAAGCCTTACCACTTGCCCGTTTCTAGATGGCCGGCAGGTTTTCAGTTTCGATAAGTTGCGTATCTGAGTCTTTTGCAATCGTCGCGAATTCCGGGCTCGGGCAACGGTCGGTTACCAGCGTTGTAACTTGCGAGAGGTGGCCAACCCGGACGGGCGCGGTGCGCTCAAACTTGGTGCTGTCCGCCGCCAGGATCACATGCCGAGCATTTTCCATGATCGTTTTGGTGACTTTGACTTCGCGATAATCGTAGTCGAGCAAAGACCCGTCCGGATCAATGGCGGATGCGCCTATCACCGCAAAATCCACTTTGAACTGGCGCATGAAATCAACCGCGGCTTCTCCGACAATTCCGCCGTCCGCATGCCTTAAAACCCCGCCGGCAACAACCACTTCAATCTGGGAATAACCCCGCATCAAGCTGGCGACATTTAGGTTGTTGGTGATCACCATCAGCCCGTGGTGTTGCAACAGTGCCTGTGCGACCGCCTCAGTTGTCGTGCCGATATTGATGAAAATAGACGCATTGTCGGGAATGAGTGCAGCAACACTGGAGCCGATGTCAGCCTTTTCCTTACTGGAGATGATGCGCCTTGCTTCATAGCCGACGTTTTCAATACCAGATGAGAGCAAGGCTCCCCCGTGCGTGCGTGCGAGAAGACGGCGCTCACACAGCTCATTCAAGTCTTTTCGGATGGTCTGTGGACTGACTTCGAATCTTTTCGCCAAGTCGTCCACGCTGACACGACCCATCTGGCGGGCCAGTTCGAGAATGGCGTTATGGCGTTCAATAAGCATGAGGTATCGGTCCGGTAGGCAGTAAGTTCAAAAATTCAAAACGCATACAAATTGACGTATTCTGTCGCAGCAGAGCTTTTGTCAGACAGCTCCGGCGGTCCGCCGCTGTTTCGGCTTTTTTACAGTCGGCGGATCTGTCTTTTCCGGGGGCACTTGATCGTTGTCACTCGAGGACTCTTTGTTTTTTCGGGTCGACGCAACAATCCGGCTAACAAGGGCTTCCGCCGCGTTGGCGATGTCTGTGGTAGACGAACTCTCTGCCGCTTTGGGAGTTGGTGGAGGCGCTGTGTTTGGCTTTTCGGCACCAGCGGCAGTGCGGCGCGTTCTCCTCTTGGGCTTCATGTCACCAGCTTTATTCGACACAGATGCCGATTTGCCGGCTGTTTTGCTGGAGGGTTTGGCAGCGGCTTTCTTTTTGTCGGCCGGGTCCGCTGACACTTGTGCGACCAGTTGCCGGAAATCCTGACGCACCTGCGCAAGGGCAGAGGTGGCGGAAAGGTCCTGCCGAAGCTTCTTAATCTCCCCAGTTAGCCGATTGACCGTGCGGTCCTTGTCTTTTAGCTGAGAAAGTCTTTGCGCGTTTTCTGTCGCCAGCGCTTCCAACTGCTCGGTCAAATGCTTCTGAAGATCGCTGTCTTTGATGTCGGCTGCGTCCAGCTGCAGGGAAAGCCGTGTCACTTCCGCCTGAGCGGTTATGAAATTCGCCTCAGTATCCACGAGTTGGGCCTCTAGGTCTGCAAGCCGGGCCCGCGCAGTCTCTGTTCGTTCAGCGTCGAGTTCACCGGCAACGGACGGTTCCGCCCGGGCAAGACGTGCTTTCAAGGTCGCAACTTCAGCTTCCAGCCCCGTGATGGTCGCAAGTGCCATAGTGTCTGTTGCGGGCAGCCAATCGGAAGTGTCTTCGCCTTGCGTGCCTTTTGCGGGCACGTCTTCGCCGGTTTCTTGTTTCTGTGACCAGCTTTCCGCCAGAGTTTTCTCAGCTTCGGCGAGTTTTTGTTTTAGTTGTGCGACTTCCGAAGATAGCATGTCAGCTGATTTCTCATCGGAGGCTTTCGCAGAGAGTTCTTCTTTGAGGTTGGCAATCTCGCCTTCGTGGCTTTTCTCCAGCGCAGCCATTTCTGTTTTCAGCCGTGTCGCATCCACATGCCACTTCGCAGCCTTTTCCCGCTCGGCGTTCAGGGATTGTTCAACGCGGCGCAGATCGACGGCATGCTGCGCGCGCGCCTGGTCTTGCGCAGCACGGACTTCAGCGTAACTTGATGGGTTGACAGCCCGCAGAGCCTCTTCTGTCAGTCTGGCAGCTCGGCGATAGAAAGCTGGCAGGATCGCAAGGCAAATCAGCCCGGCCGTGCAAAACCCTAGTGCCACATACATCGCCGCTTCTATCACATCAGGCTCCCGGTGGCCGTTTAAAGCATCAAGACGTTACATCATCATTAGAGGACATCGGTTTAATAGCCAAGTCTGGGCTCCAGTTGAGGCTGGCCCTTGATAGTTTTTGCAGGCCACTAAAAAGGATTCCAAGTCGGTTCTCTTGTGAATTTCAAGTAACCGAGATTCAACCCGAGGCGTGCGCCGACCCCGGCCTTGATGGGGACCACGAAGACTGAGTCTTTTGCAAGGACTGTCATGCCGACGCCGCCAACCAGATAGGCGGACCCATTGACGCCGCTGAACCGGTCATAAACCCGGTCAATACTCGGCAGATTATAGATCAGCATCATGACGCGTGCGCCGTCCGCTCCAAAGTCGAAGCCGATAGACGGGCCTTGCCAGAAGATTTTATGGTTGCCTGCATTGCGGGTGTAAAGCTGACCTTCTCCAAACCGGGCACCTGCAACGAATGCACCAGAGCCTTCTTCCCCAAGAATGTACCCATTTGGTTCGCCGTAACTCGCAAAAGCTCTCTCCAAAACGGAGGCCAACCCACCGGATACAGATCCGAAGAACTGATGCCCTGTTTGCAGGATTTGATCTTGATCGTAGGTGTTGGCGGGAGGTGTCTGCGTGTTGGTCGTGGCTTGTGCGAACGCAATTTTGGGTCCGACAGACAAAAGCAGAATGACTGCGGCGGCTGGAAGAATTGATAATATGAGCCGTGACATATGTGCCATTCAGTAAACTCCTTGTCGCCAGACCGGCGACGTCTTTCTCGCTGCGTTGCGTCTCTTCGATGTTAAACTTAACGAATGCAGTGATGATTCGCAGTTCAATTGATGAAAGACGTGTCCGCCGAATCAATGAAACGTTGGCCCCCAAAAAAGACCTGGATGTGTCTTTCTGCAATCCTTGTGGCGGTTATTTGCCTGTGGAGCTTCGACGGAAATGCCCGCCCCAGGAGCTTTGTGCCGGACCCGATCACCGGGTACGCAATTGGTGGGCACGACCCAGTCAGCTACTTTGTCGATGGATATCCGCGGAAAGGAAGCCGGGAATACACATATAAATGGGGCGATACTGAGTGGGTTTTCGTCAACAAGGGCAACATGGAAGCCTTCAAGCTGCACCCCAATGCCTATGCCCCTATGTTTGCGGCTTGCGGCGGATATGGCCTGTCGGAAGGCTTCGCAACGGCCGGAAATCCTTTCATCTATGCGATCGTCGAGGGACGGCTGATGTTCTTCTATTCTGTGGTCAACAGGTTTCTGTTCATTGTGAATGGCACCCAAAGGCTCAACGAAGCCCGTTCGCATGCTGAAACTGTCGGCTGCTTGCCGGAATAACGGTTCCTCCGGCCATTGGTGCGTATTTGAGTTGGGTTTGCCGATTTCGGCTGAAGTATCTTCTAAAATAGCTTGGATGACTGGGAAATCGGCTGATTTGCCGCCTTGGCAGGGCCTTTGTGGATGTGTAACGCTGCTGTATCGATCTGCGAATCAGGTCGTTTTGGCAGGTTTTATACAAAGAGCAGCGTCGAACTATGTCCGCACTTAAAGAGCTTTCATCCATGGATCTTGCGGCCCTGGTGGCAAGCCGTGTCTGTCACGACATCATCAGCCCGGTTGGTGCGATCACCAACGGGCTGGAAGTGCTGGATGAAGAAGGGTCCGAGGACATGCGCGAATTCGCCATGGATCTGATCCGTAAGAGCGCGCGACAGGCATCTGCAAAGTTGCAGTTCGCGCGTCTCGCCTTTGGTGCTGCCGGATCTGCAGGCGCTGAAATTGATCTTGGCGACGCCCAGGTGGTTGCCACCGGGTTTATGGAAAATGAAAAATCCAACCTGAACTGGCAACTGGAACGGCACTTGATGCCGAAAAATTTTGTGAAGTTGCTTCTAAATCTCATCCTGATCGCCAATCAGTGCGTTCCGCGTGGCGGCGAGATCAAGGTTGAAATGAGCGGGACACCACAATCTCCGTCCTTTACTTTGAATGCGGCTGGTTTGAACCCGCGAATTCCGCTTGGAATGAAGGAAACCTTGAGCGGAGAGGAGCCTGAGCGCGTTGATGCACACTCTGTTCAGCCGATTTACTCGTTGCTTCTGGCGCGTGAGTGCGGGATGGAGTTAACAATAGATAAAGACGAAGACTGCGTAAAAATAACAGCTCTTCCGACCGAATAACTTAGGCCTGAAAAGAATCTTTTTGCTTCAGCGTATCTTAACGCTTTGACGCCAATCTACTCTCATGGACTTCCCGGTCCAGACATCCTCTTCAGGGTGCGGAACCAGTAACAAGTCGGGTGAGAGCAGGCCATGGACGACCTCCTCAGGGAATTTATTACCGAGACCAATGAGAGTCTCGATGTTGTAGACGTGGAGCTCGTAAAATTCGAGCAAGAACCGAACAACGCTACGATTCTAGACAACATATTCCGTCTGGTACATACGATTAAGGGTACCTGTGGATTCTTGGGCCTTCCCCGGCTTGAAGGAATTGCACACGCGGCTGAGACCCTCATGGGCAAGTTCCGCGACGGTGCGCCTGTGACGCAGGATGCGGTGTCGCTCATTCTGATTTCCATTGATCAGATCAAGGAGATCCTTGGCGATCTCGAAGCCGCCGAGGGCGATGAACCTCAAGGCGACGACAGTGAGCTGATCGGCAAACTGGAAGCTATGTCGGCTGAAGCCGATGTGGCGATGGCCGGCGGTGGAGCCGCTGATGCTACGGCGGCCGAGGAGCCTGCGGAAGAGAAAGTCGAAGACGATTTTACGCTTCCTGAGCAGTCCATTGAACGGCCGTTGCGGCCAGGTGAGGTATCGCTCGACGAGCTCGAGCGTGCTTTCCGTGAAACCGACATTGAGGTCGAGGTTGCCGAAAGCGCCGAAAACGAAGCGCAAGACGAGCAGCCGGAAGAAACTGAGGCCCCGGCTCCGGCGGCAGCAAAAGCCCCGGAAAAATCTGCAGAAGCGAAACCGGCGGCGAAAGCCAAGCCTTCCAGTGAAGGCGGTGAGAAAAAAGCATCCGGCGGTGGTGTATCCAACCAGAGCATCCGTGTCGCGGTCGATACGCTTGAACACCTCATGACGATGGTGTCGGAGCTGGTGCTGACCCGGAACCAGCTTCTGGAAATCGTTCGCCGCCACGAAGACAGCGAATTCAAGGTACCGCTTCAGCGCCTATCAAACGTGACTGCCGAGTTGCAAGAGGGCGTGATGGCGACCCGCATGCAGCCGATTGGCAATGCTTGGCAGAAACTGCCGCGGATCGTTCGCGATTTGAGCCAGGATCTGGAAAAGCCGATCGAACTGGAAATGATCGGCGCTGATACCGAACTTGACCGTCAGGTTCTTGAGATGATCAAGGATCCGCTGACGCACATGGTTCGGAACTCGGCCGACCACGGCTTGGAGCTTCCTGAAGACCGCCGCGCGGCGGGCAAACCGGAAAAGGGAATCATCACCCTTGCGGCCTACCATGAAGGCGGCCACATCATCATCGAAGTTCGCGATGATGGTAAGGGAATCGACGTTGAACGTGTGAAGGCCAAGATCATTGAGCGTGGTCTTGCGACTGAGGCTGAAGTCGAGAAGATGACGGATGCCCAAGTTCAGAAATTCATCTTCCACGCAGGGTTCTCGACAGCCGCAGCAGTGACCAGCGTTTCTGGCCGCGGTGTAGGGATGGACGTTGTCCGCAACAACATCGAATTGATCGGCGGTACCGTTGATCTACGGTCGGTTGCCGGCAAGGGGTCGAGCTTCATTATCAAGATCCCGCTGACCCTCGCGATCGTATCTACATTGATCGTTGAAGCTGGTGGTGACCGGTTTGCAATCCCGCAGCTGTCTGTCGTGGAACTGGTGCGTGTTCAGAAGAACTCCGAGCATCGGATTGAACGTATCAAGGACACGCCTGTACTGCGGTTGCGCAACAAGCTGCTGCCACTCGTCCACCTGTCCCAGCTCTTGGGTATCTACGAAGGTGAAAACGCAGACGAGGCGATTGATGCCGATAACGGCTTCATCGTTGTGATGCAGGTCGGCAGTCAGACTTTCGGTGTTGTCGTAGACGGTGTCTTCCACACGGAAGAAATCGTGGTCAAGCCGATGTCCACCATGCTGCGTAATCTCGACATGTTCTCCGGCAACACCATCCTTGGTGATGGTTCGGTGATCATGATCATCGACCCGAATGGCATTGCAGGGGCAATGGCAAGCCATGCATCCAGCGCTGTCGCTGAAAATAGCGAAGACGAACAAGAGGGTTTGCAGCAAAAGGCAATGACCGGACAGAACGCGATTTCGCTTCTTCTTTTCCGTGCCGGTGCTCCAGAACCAAAGGCGGTTCCGCTCTCGCTGGTCACGCGACTGGAAGAATTCGACATTTCCAAGATCGAACGTTCCAATGGCCGCGACCTCGTGCAATACCGCGGTGCGCTCATGCCGCTCGTGTACGTCAACGACGGCGACACCCACAAAACCGAGGGTACACAGCCGATGCTTGTGTTCTCCGATGCGGGTCGATCCATGGGCCTTGTGGTCGACGAAATCGTCGACATTGTCGAAGACCTGATGAATATCGAAGTCGGCTCGGAACGCCCTGGTGTTCTCGGCTCTGCGATCGTCAAAGACCGTGCGACCGAGATCATCGACCTTGGCTTCTACCTGCCGCAGGCGTTCGAAGACTGGTTCATGCGGAAAGAAATGGACATTGAGGCGCTGACGAAGAAAGTTCTCTTTGTCGATGACTCTTCCTTCTTCCGCAACATGCTGACACCGGTTCTGAAAGCAGCCGGTTACGACGTGACTACCTGTGTGAGTGCGTCGCAGGCATTCGAGTTGCTCGAGAACGGTGACAAGTTCCACGCGATTGTCAGCGATATTGAGATGCCTGAGATTAACGGTTTCGAATTCTGCGAGGCGATTCGCCGTGATCCGCGGTTCCGGCAGATGCCAATTTTGGCCTTGTCATCGCTCGTGACACCTGCGTCCATCGAGCGTGGCCGCCAGGCTGGATTTGATGACTATGTCGCAAAATTCGACCGTCCGGGCCTGATTGCAGCGTTGAAAGATGTATTTGCCGGTGATTTGGGAGCTGCCGCATGAGTATGTTGGAAAACAAGGTTGCCGGAGACAAAAGTGCCGGCAATGACATGATCCAATATGTGACCGTTGTGATTGGTGGTCAGTTGTTTGGGTTGCCTATCTCTCAGGTTCACGATGTGTTCGTTCCCGAAAGCGTGACCCGGGTTCCGATGTCGGCACCCGAAGTGCAGGGTGTTTTGAACCTGCGCGGACGTATCGTGACCGCTATCAACATGCGGCGACGGCTGCATCTGCCGCCGCTACAGGACGAGCAGATGATGGCTGTCGGCATCGAATACAAACATGAAAGCTATGGTCTGGTCATTGATACGGTGGGCGAGGTTCTGACCCTTACGTCTAGTTCGGCCGAGCCGAATCCGTCAAATCTTGACCGCCGTTGGGCCGAGATTGCAGGCGGCGTCCATCGGCTTGATGGTCAGTTGATGGTAATCTTGGACGTGGACCGCTTGCTTGGCGCAATGTTCACCGAACCCATGGCAGCAGCATAAAAAGACCTGCAAGAAGGTCGATAGTGGAGTTACGCCCGATGAAACAGTGCCTTGTCGTCGATGACTCTAGCGTCATTCGAAAGGTTGCACGCCGGATCCTTGAGGATATGAACTTCGAGATTGTCGAGGCGGAGGACGGTCAGAAGGCGCTTGATGAATGCCGGAAGACTATGCCGGATGCCATACTTCTGGACTGGAACATGCCCGTGATGGATGGGCTGGAGTTCTTGACCAGCCTGCGCGCAGAGGAAGGCGGCGAAAGCCCTGTGGTCGTGTTTTGTACGACGGAAAATGATGTCGCTCATATCGCCCGGGCCATTCGTGCGGGTGCAAACGAATACATCATGAAGCCGTTTGATCGTGAGATCGTGGAAGCCAAGTTTCAAGAAGTTGGGCTTATCTAAGTACAGAGTTGGTCGATCATTATGGCATTTGCTCAACGAAATGTGACGGCAGGAGTCACGCCGGGTGCAGACCCGATTAAGGTCATGGTGGTGGATGATGCCGTCGTGATCCGTGGGCTTTTGACTAGGTGGCTCGGTGAAGACAAGGCGCTCAAGGTCGTCGGGTCTCATCGGAACGGCAGGTTGGCCGTTGAAGACATCGAGAAAAGCAATCCGGATGTTGTGGTCCTCGATATTGAAATGCCGGAAATGGATGGAATGACCGCTTTGCCGCTCATGTTGGCTAAAAAGCGGGATCTCATTGTCATTATGGCATCGACGCTGACACGACGGAATGCCGAGGTCAGTCTCAAGGCACTATCTTTGGGTGCCGCAGATTATGTGCCAAAGCCAGAATCTACGTCTGAAGTTACAACTTCCGTCGATTTCCGCCGTGAGTTGATCGACAAGGTCAAAGCGCTTGGCGCCAGAGCGATCCGGATGCGCGCGCCGGTGCGGACAATGCGCGCGGAGACGCGGGCAGGGCAGACCTCGCAACCATCTGCACCGACCTCTCCGGCCGCCCGTTCAAATGTTGATACGCGAGCAAGCTTTCGTGGAGCTGGTCCGCAAGGGGCAGTAGCTGCGCCAAAGTTCAAAACCCGGCCGTATTCTTCAGCACGCCCCCGGATCCTGGCAATCGGGTCGTCGACCGGTGGACCTCAGGCTTTGCAGGAAGTCATGAAGGAAATTGGCACGGCAATGAATGATGTGCCTGTGGTTATCACACAGCATATGCCGCCCACGTTTACGGCGATTCTCGCCGAACATATGGGGAAAGCCGCGCTACGTCCGTCAAAGGAAGGCGAGGACGGCGAGATATTGAAACCCGGAAACATCTATGTCGCT
This window of the Roseibium alexandrii DFL-11 genome carries:
- the chpT gene encoding histidine phosphotransferase ChpT codes for the protein MSALKELSSMDLAALVASRVCHDIISPVGAITNGLEVLDEEGSEDMREFAMDLIRKSARQASAKLQFARLAFGAAGSAGAEIDLGDAQVVATGFMENEKSNLNWQLERHLMPKNFVKLLLNLILIANQCVPRGGEIKVEMSGTPQSPSFTLNAAGLNPRIPLGMKETLSGEEPERVDAHSVQPIYSLLLARECGMELTIDKDEDCVKITALPTE
- a CDS encoding coiled-coil domain-containing protein, with the protein product MIEAAMYVALGFCTAGLICLAILPAFYRRAARLTEEALRAVNPSSYAEVRAAQDQARAQHAVDLRRVEQSLNAEREKAAKWHVDATRLKTEMAALEKSHEGEIANLKEELSAKASDEKSADMLSSEVAQLKQKLAEAEKTLAESWSQKQETGEDVPAKGTQGEDTSDWLPATDTMALATITGLEAEVATLKARLARAEPSVAGELDAERTETARARLADLEAQLVDTEANFITAQAEVTRLSLQLDAADIKDSDLQKHLTEQLEALATENAQRLSQLKDKDRTVNRLTGEIKKLRQDLSATSALAQVRQDFRQLVAQVSADPADKKKAAAKPSSKTAGKSASVSNKAGDMKPKRRTRRTAAGAEKPNTAPPPTPKAAESSSTTDIANAAEALVSRIVASTRKNKESSSDNDQVPPEKTDPPTVKKPKQRRTAGAV
- a CDS encoding DeoR/GlpR family DNA-binding transcription regulator; this encodes MLIERHNAILELARQMGRVSVDDLAKRFEVSPQTIRKDLNELCERRLLARTHGGALLSSGIENVGYEARRIISSKEKADIGSSVAALIPDNASIFINIGTTTEAVAQALLQHHGLMVITNNLNVASLMRGYSQIEVVVAGGVLRHADGGIVGEAAVDFMRQFKVDFAVIGASAIDPDGSLLDYDYREVKVTKTIMENARHVILAADSTKFERTAPVRVGHLSQVTTLVTDRCPSPEFATIAKDSDTQLIETENLPAI
- a CDS encoding hybrid sensor histidine kinase/response regulator encodes the protein MDDLLREFITETNESLDVVDVELVKFEQEPNNATILDNIFRLVHTIKGTCGFLGLPRLEGIAHAAETLMGKFRDGAPVTQDAVSLILISIDQIKEILGDLEAAEGDEPQGDDSELIGKLEAMSAEADVAMAGGGAADATAAEEPAEEKVEDDFTLPEQSIERPLRPGEVSLDELERAFRETDIEVEVAESAENEAQDEQPEETEAPAPAAAKAPEKSAEAKPAAKAKPSSEGGEKKASGGGVSNQSIRVAVDTLEHLMTMVSELVLTRNQLLEIVRRHEDSEFKVPLQRLSNVTAELQEGVMATRMQPIGNAWQKLPRIVRDLSQDLEKPIELEMIGADTELDRQVLEMIKDPLTHMVRNSADHGLELPEDRRAAGKPEKGIITLAAYHEGGHIIIEVRDDGKGIDVERVKAKIIERGLATEAEVEKMTDAQVQKFIFHAGFSTAAAVTSVSGRGVGMDVVRNNIELIGGTVDLRSVAGKGSSFIIKIPLTLAIVSTLIVEAGGDRFAIPQLSVVELVRVQKNSEHRIERIKDTPVLRLRNKLLPLVHLSQLLGIYEGENADEAIDADNGFIVVMQVGSQTFGVVVDGVFHTEEIVVKPMSTMLRNLDMFSGNTILGDGSVIMIIDPNGIAGAMASHASSAVAENSEDEQEGLQQKAMTGQNAISLLLFRAGAPEPKAVPLSLVTRLEEFDISKIERSNGRDLVQYRGALMPLVYVNDGDTHKTEGTQPMLVFSDAGRSMGLVVDEIVDIVEDLMNIEVGSERPGVLGSAIVKDRATEIIDLGFYLPQAFEDWFMRKEMDIEALTKKVLFVDDSSFFRNMLTPVLKAAGYDVTTCVSASQAFELLENGDKFHAIVSDIEMPEINGFEFCEAIRRDPRFRQMPILALSSLVTPASIERGRQAGFDDYVAKFDRPGLIAALKDVFAGDLGAAA
- a CDS encoding protein-glutamate methylesterase/protein-glutamine glutaminase; the protein is MIMAFAQRNVTAGVTPGADPIKVMVVDDAVVIRGLLTRWLGEDKALKVVGSHRNGRLAVEDIEKSNPDVVVLDIEMPEMDGMTALPLMLAKKRDLIVIMASTLTRRNAEVSLKALSLGAADYVPKPESTSEVTTSVDFRRELIDKVKALGARAIRMRAPVRTMRAETRAGQTSQPSAPTSPAARSNVDTRASFRGAGPQGAVAAPKFKTRPYSSARPRILAIGSSTGGPQALQEVMKEIGTAMNDVPVVITQHMPPTFTAILAEHMGKAALRPSKEGEDGEILKPGNIYVAPGGKHMTVEKEGGAVKIRLNDGPPVNFCKPAVDPLFDSVSKAYGSACLGLILTGMGSDGANGVRTIAAGGGSIITQDEETSVVWGMPGAAANTGMCSEVLPLKAIGPKVSRVLKGSTR
- a CDS encoding chemotaxis protein CheW; its protein translation is MSMLENKVAGDKSAGNDMIQYVTVVIGGQLFGLPISQVHDVFVPESVTRVPMSAPEVQGVLNLRGRIVTAINMRRRLHLPPLQDEQMMAVGIEYKHESYGLVIDTVGEVLTLTSSSAEPNPSNLDRRWAEIAGGVHRLDGQLMVILDVDRLLGAMFTEPMAAA
- a CDS encoding DUF1134 domain-containing protein codes for the protein MAHMSRLILSILPAAAVILLLSVGPKIAFAQATTNTQTPPANTYDQDQILQTGHQFFGSVSGGLASVLERAFASYGEPNGYILGEEGSGAFVAGARFGEGQLYTRNAGNHKIFWQGPSIGFDFGADGARVMMLIYNLPSIDRVYDRFSGVNGSAYLVGGVGMTVLAKDSVFVVPIKAGVGARLGLNLGYLKFTREPTWNPF
- a CDS encoding response regulator, whose product is MKQCLVVDDSSVIRKVARRILEDMNFEIVEAEDGQKALDECRKTMPDAILLDWNMPVMDGLEFLTSLRAEEGGESPVVVFCTTENDVAHIARAIRAGANEYIMKPFDREIVEAKFQEVGLI
- a CDS encoding YHS domain-containing (seleno)protein, whose protein sequence is MCLSAILVAVICLWSFDGNARPRSFVPDPITGYAIGGHDPVSYFVDGYPRKGSREYTYKWGDTEWVFVNKGNMEAFKLHPNAYAPMFAACGGYGLSEGFATAGNPFIYAIVEGRLMFFYSVVNRFLFIVNGTQRLNEARSHAETVGCLPE
- a CDS encoding RluA family pseudouridine synthase; the encoded protein is MTDNSQDDPASFDADFILTVDPEDAGKRIDAVLASHLETLSRNRIQSLIKAGDVSIGGAKIGEPKYRVNEGDEITLHLPEPEDPDPKGEDIPLSVVFEDAHVIVIDKPAGLVVHPGAGNWTGTLVNALIHHCGDSLSGIGGVKRPGIVHRIDKDTSGLLVVAKTDQAHQGLAAQFADHGRTGPLERAYSALVWGAPSSLKGTIDANLARSQANRQKMAVVKTSGRHAITHWQVKERFGAADQPPLASLMECRLETGRTHQIRVHMAHIGHPLLGDDDYGSGFKTKINRLEEPLKSLVGGFTRQALHAGLLAFEHPVSGETLRFESPYPNDFANLLSGLQKF